In Leisingera sp. NJS204, the following are encoded in one genomic region:
- a CDS encoding GAF domain-containing protein, producing MQADFGTLAKTIASLTAGETDEVALMATVACEVYHADDRFDWTGFYRAVAPELLKIGPYQGGHGCLQIPFSRGVCGAAARTGEVQLVADVETFPGHIACASSTRSELVLPVWNAAGALIGVFDIDSDQPDAFTQEDAEQLAVILRQVFSRN from the coding sequence ATGCAGGCTGATTTCGGAACCCTTGCCAAGACCATCGCGTCGCTGACTGCTGGCGAAACGGATGAGGTTGCGCTGATGGCCACTGTCGCCTGCGAAGTGTATCACGCCGACGACCGGTTCGACTGGACCGGCTTTTACCGCGCCGTTGCACCGGAATTGCTGAAGATCGGCCCGTATCAGGGCGGGCACGGCTGTTTGCAGATCCCGTTCTCCCGCGGCGTTTGCGGCGCGGCGGCACGCACCGGAGAGGTGCAGCTGGTGGCGGATGTGGAGACCTTTCCCGGCCATATTGCCTGCGCTTCTTCCACCCGGTCGGAACTGGTATTGCCGGTTTGGAATGCCGCAGGCGCGCTGATCGGGGTTTTCGATATCGACAGCGACCAGCCGGACGCCTTTACTCAGGAAGATGCTGAGCAGCTGGCAGTAATCCTGCGGCAGGTCTTCAGCCGCAACTGA
- a CDS encoding thiolase family protein, whose amino-acid sequence MKDVVIAGAARTPMGGFQGMYDGVTASELGGAAIRAALEGAGAATVDEVLMGCVLPAGQGQAPARQAGFAAGLGDEVPATTLNKMCGSGMKAAMIAFDQIALGHADTMIAGGMESMTNAPYVLPKMRGGARIGHGQVIDHMFLDGLEDAYDKGRLMGSFAEDCAEKFQFTREAQDEYALKSLANALEAQESGAFNGEIAAVSVKSRKGEVVTDADEQPKSARPEKIPTLKPAFRKGGTVTAANASSISDGAAALVLASAEAAEAQGLKVRARILGHTSHAQAPGLFTTAPVPAAQKLLKNIGWQVEDVDLWEVNEAFAVVPMAFMHEMGISRDKMNVNGGACALGHPIGASGARIMVTLLNALEKRGLKRGVAAICIGGGEGTAIAIERV is encoded by the coding sequence ATGAAAGATGTTGTTATCGCCGGAGCGGCCCGGACGCCGATGGGCGGGTTTCAGGGCATGTATGACGGGGTGACGGCTTCGGAACTGGGCGGTGCGGCCATCCGGGCGGCCCTCGAAGGCGCCGGTGCTGCCACTGTCGATGAGGTGCTGATGGGCTGCGTTCTGCCTGCGGGCCAGGGTCAGGCGCCGGCGCGTCAGGCCGGATTCGCCGCGGGCCTGGGCGATGAGGTGCCGGCCACGACTCTTAACAAAATGTGCGGCTCTGGCATGAAGGCGGCGATGATCGCCTTTGATCAGATCGCGCTGGGCCACGCGGATACGATGATCGCCGGCGGCATGGAGAGCATGACCAACGCGCCGTATGTGCTGCCCAAAATGCGCGGCGGCGCCCGCATCGGCCATGGCCAGGTGATTGACCATATGTTCCTGGACGGGCTGGAAGATGCCTATGACAAGGGCCGTCTGATGGGCAGTTTTGCCGAGGATTGCGCTGAGAAATTTCAGTTCACCCGCGAAGCTCAGGATGAATACGCACTGAAGTCGCTGGCCAACGCGCTGGAAGCCCAGGAAAGCGGCGCATTCAACGGGGAAATCGCGGCTGTTTCCGTAAAATCCCGCAAAGGCGAGGTGGTGACCGATGCGGATGAACAACCGAAATCGGCCCGCCCGGAAAAAATCCCGACGCTGAAACCTGCTTTCCGCAAGGGCGGCACTGTAACGGCGGCGAATGCCTCCTCCATTTCTGACGGCGCGGCAGCACTGGTTCTTGCCTCAGCCGAGGCTGCCGAGGCACAGGGATTGAAGGTCCGCGCCCGGATCCTGGGCCACACTAGCCATGCGCAGGCCCCGGGCTTGTTCACAACCGCGCCGGTTCCCGCTGCGCAAAAGCTGCTGAAAAACATTGGCTGGCAGGTTGAAGACGTTGACCTGTGGGAAGTGAACGAAGCCTTTGCTGTGGTGCCGATGGCCTTTATGCATGAAATGGGCATCAGCCGCGATAAGATGAACGTGAACGGCGGCGCCTGTGCGCTGGGCCACCCGATCGGGGCGTCCGGTGCCCGGATCATGGTCACGCTTTTGAACGCGCTGGAAAAACGCGGCCTTAAGCGCGGCGTGGCGGCAATCTGCATTGGCGGCGGCGAAGGCACGGCTATTGCAATTGAGCGGGTGTGA
- a CDS encoding STAS domain-containing protein, which translates to MSLTTTMTDDAQIVKVNAERIDAAMAIQFKEDMRTETESGADRVILDLSEVQFIDSSGLGAIVAAMKQLGGTRKLDLAGLTPMVEKVFRLTRMDTIFDLYGSLGDAIAPAGANS; encoded by the coding sequence ATGAGCCTGACGACCACCATGACGGACGATGCACAGATCGTTAAAGTCAATGCCGAACGCATTGATGCCGCCATGGCCATCCAGTTCAAGGAGGACATGCGCACGGAAACAGAATCCGGTGCGGACCGTGTCATCCTGGACCTTTCCGAAGTGCAGTTTATTGATTCCAGCGGGCTTGGCGCGATCGTCGCCGCGATGAAGCAGCTTGGCGGCACCCGGAAACTGGATCTCGCCGGGCTGACCCCCATGGTCGAAAAAGTGTTCCGGCTGACCCGCATGGATACGATCTTTGACCTTTATGGTTCCCTTGGCGACGCAATCGCTCCGGCTGGCGCAAACTCCTGA
- a CDS encoding ATP-binding protein: MVKTFACSFTATNLNARSGISSVVDQLRSLGIPDARVDEVQIALTEAVNNVVEHAYESAHPGDVRIRAELYPERLWISIQDAGVPFAKGELPEGKPADISVPVESMPEGGFGWFLIRELASQVQYERSEGNNNLSLCFEIKVTSPSAKV, translated from the coding sequence ATGGTAAAAACTTTTGCCTGCTCGTTCACGGCTACGAATCTGAATGCCCGCTCCGGCATCTCATCGGTTGTAGACCAGCTTCGGTCCCTAGGGATCCCGGATGCCCGTGTGGATGAGGTTCAAATCGCTCTGACCGAGGCTGTGAACAACGTAGTCGAGCACGCTTATGAAAGTGCTCATCCAGGAGACGTGCGGATCCGGGCTGAGCTTTATCCTGAACGTTTGTGGATCAGCATCCAGGACGCCGGTGTTCCCTTTGCTAAGGGAGAATTGCCGGAGGGCAAGCCTGCTGATATCAGCGTTCCGGTTGAAAGCATGCCCGAAGGCGGGTTCGGCTGGTTTCTGATCCGCGAATTGGCAAGCCAAGTCCAGTATGAGCGTTCGGAGGGAAACAACAATCTATCGCTCTGCTTCGAAATCAAAGTGACCAGCCCCTCGGCCAAAGTCTGA